The sequence below is a genomic window from Dioscorea cayenensis subsp. rotundata cultivar TDr96_F1 chromosome 6, TDr96_F1_v2_PseudoChromosome.rev07_lg8_w22 25.fasta, whole genome shotgun sequence.
GCCTACAAAATGAGTCATTCATTTCGACCCATGTGACACTCATTTAGACAACTACCTTGTTTACATGCATAAGTCACTCATGCATACAAACGCCATGAAACCTAAATAAGCCAAACAAATTGCAAAGCTGAGAGTTTTCCTCAGTCAACTTCTAATAGAGCTTCTCATTCGCCTTCAAACGAATTCCTCAACAGAAATCTCCTTCAAGCTAGATGAATAAGTTGAAGAGTATCAAGGAGAAAAGCATAAGAAGAGAAAATAAGAAGTGGTGCTTACTTCTCTTACACGCCCCCATACATCTAAACCTCCCTATCAAAATGGTGATGTGATATGGCGAGCAATTTTTCCTACCCATCAAGGGTAGTTATCTTATTTCTTAAAAATCTGACATGATCTCTTAACATCATGGATGAAGAAGTCAATGTTTCAAAATAGAGGGACTGCTTTGAGATTAAAATTGTCAGAGGGACTATGTGGTAAAATGTAAAAGTgtagggactaaaaaataatttttcctaaatGCGGCCctcccaaaattaaaattgcttGATTTCAACGGtcatgtctttgttttttttcccaaaaatattAATCACCTATTTCAAGCTATTAACAAACTTTTTCAAGGGACATAACTATAAATAAcccaaaattatataaaatttttttaacacttatatcatataattaaatagaaaaaaaagaacatgcataaaaaaatcatttcattGAGTCAAGATAgaaatggggaaaaaaaatgcatttttagatatatatatatatatatatattgacaagaTAAGCAACCATTGCCATGGTCATGCTCACGGAGAAAGCCTATGGCTCTGTCACAAGGATCTATACTCAACTGCTAGGAGTATTGTAATTCTATCACGAATAGCATTCTCAATCGCTAGGAATACCGCTATGCCAAAAGTCTTTTGGTAcaaaagattttatttaaaaaatattacaaaattaaccaattttttagggtaataatatatataaataaccaaAATTATATGAAGTTTTAAATAGTTATAtgataaaagatgaaaaatataaataccaCATTTCCCAAAATTAAAATCACTTGCTGCCAAAGACcatttcttgtcttttttttcaaatggaTTAATCATCTATTTCAACCTATGACAAACTCTTTCAAGGGACAAAGCGAAGGACAAATAGGGTACGAAAGTGCACCAATTACGGTGGCTTGGCTGGCCTCCTAGGGATAACCCACCCCCCATCCACCATGCAACTTTAGAGGGTAGAGTGAAAGGTATTCCTCACACAAAACTCCCACAGGAGATCCATAATGTGAATTCTAATCTAAGAGGCTCGAACACGAGACCTCTCAATCACAACCACAACTAGGGGTAAGCAAAATCAAATACCCAATCCGATTTCCAAAATCGGATCAAGTACTCGGTTATTCAGATTGGCAAAAACTCGACCTGTATCTGACCCAGTTTCAACAGGATATCAAAAACTAGGTACCTAGTTTAAACCAGATCAGATATCAGATATCCGAatccaaatttaagttttatcagttttatgaatttttttatataataacattacataaaaaataaatataacaaatttataattcacagagaagattaaaattttatattattctttacagaaataataaatagttttatcAATCCTAagcaatataagaaaatatttgatattttcagaAAAGCACCAAACGTTCTCGAAACTAGAGAGAAGACAACTATTGATGAGTACCAGAggaaagaaattcaaataaataaataaatatattttaaagggATTGCATTAgtgaatttgatgtttttttttagtttaaacccttattaaatttaaatttaaattttaaatataggtataatcaccaaaatagtccccttacttttctctcttttcccttttggtccctctactcaaaaatgctcccgactagtccctctacttttaaagatgtgcccacttagttaaaaatgctcccaaccagtccctctacttttaaaaatgtgcccactttgGGGGACTAAGTGAGCACATTtctaaaaatagagggactggttgggagcatttttaactaagtgggcacattttcaaaagtagagggactagtcgggagcatttctgagtagagggaccaaaagggaagagagagaaaagtagagggaccaactagggtattataacaaaatatatatatatatatataagaatatatattacTGATAATCATATAAGATTCCGATACccagtttttattttctccGGACTAGGATCCGATCCATCTTTTCTGATCGGGTACTCTCAAAATTCAGATAAAAAATCAGATACCATATCAGATCATCAGATCATCGGATCAAGATTTTTTTGCTAACCACTAAACACGATAGTTATTACTGGGCTAGCCCTTTAcacctaaataaaaaaaaaaaaaaacaattaaaaaataaaaagcaaaaatggAACAGGCATATCCTCAAAATAAAACTCCCTTCTATATCTGAAGAGAAAGAATCATAATCATTAACTCCATTTGTTTTTATCCATGCGAAACATGCGTTACTTTGACCATATCCACATCACCATCTTTCCTATATAAGCTCTTCATCACTtgcaaaaagataaaagaagaagaaagaagagtaaAAGAGATGGCAAGAGTGCTGCAAGGTCTTGGCTATGTTGTCTTCATGAtcatggtggtggtgatggcCGGAGAGGTCTCCGGCAATTGGCGGATGATGGGAGATAATGATGACTGTGGAGGGACCTTCGGTATTCTGATAACCGAGTGTCAGAAGTATGTGGGGATTCCAGGCCCAAAAACAGATCCATCAAGTGGGTGTTGTGATGCAATTCAGAAAGCAGATGTGCCATGTGTTTGTGCTCACATCACTCCAGAAGTTGAAAAGATCATCAGCATGGAGAAGGTCACATATGTTGCTGAGAAGTGTGGCAGAGCTCTCCCTCCTGGCACCAAGTGTGGAAGtaagtatatatgtgtataataaaatattataagcaTAATATAGTTTTTGGtataagtttttattgttttgttttcttaaggAATTGATTTGGATGTAGGTTATACTGTTCCTccaaacatatgattatggatGGAGATAAAGGAGGCGCTGGGTATCAGATAATTAGAGAGTTTCCTGAATAAAATGCTGCATGTGAA
It includes:
- the LOC120262793 gene encoding uncharacterized protein LOC120262793, with protein sequence MARVLQGLGYVVFMIMVVVMAGEVSGNWRMMGDNDDCGGTFGILITECQKYVGIPGPKTDPSSGCCDAIQKADVPCVCAHITPEVEKIISMEKVTYVAEKCGRALPPGTKCGSYTVPPNI